GCGCACGGCCGCGCGCGCGGCGGGCGGGGCCAGGCCCAGGGCCAACAGCACGCACACGGAGAACGTGCCGGTGCGGCCGATGCCGGCGGCGCAGTGCACCAACAGGGTTTCTCCTTCGTCGAGCAGGCCGGCGGCCTTGCGGGCCATCGCCCAGAACGCTTCACGATCCGCGGGGGCCTCGAAGTCCTCGATGGGAAAGCTCTCGTGCACCCACGGCATCCTGGCCTCATCGACCGCGCGGGCGTAGAGCGGCGACTTGTCGCGCAGTTCCTCCGGCGGCACGAGGCAGATGACGCGCGTGACGCCGTGGTCGATGATGGCGTGCCACGCCTCCTCGAACACTTCGTAGCGTCCGGGCATGCTGCCGACGTAGAGACGGCCGGCGACTTCTTCGGGCAGTTTCACGAGGCGATACATGGGTGAGATCCGTGGTGGGGCTAGGCCCCGTATTCGTCATTCCCGCGAACGCGGGAATCCAGGGGTGGTGGGGCGAGGAAACACGCCGCTATACCCCGCCCAACCCCTGGATTCCCGCCCCCGATCGGGGTCGAGGGCAAGCTTTCGCGGGA
The genomic region above belongs to Deltaproteobacteria bacterium and contains:
- a CDS encoding protein-tyrosine phosphatase family protein, producing MYRLVKLPEEVAGRLYVGSMPGRYEVFEEAWHAIIDHGVTRVICLVPPEELRDKSPLYARAVDEARMPWVHESFPIEDFEAPADREAFWAMARKAAGLLDEGETLLVHCAAGIGRTGTFSVCVLLALGLAPPAARAAVRKVGSAPENAAQDDVIQWAAGLLNGSEKAS